In a genomic window of Chloroflexota bacterium:
- a CDS encoding alanine racemase, producing MAASKSLYPSLDTPCVLLDLDKLEANIKEMSGLAAEAGVLLRPHIKVHQSAFITRLQVEAGACGIEVGTIDQAEVFAAEGFDDIMVAHPFFGQLKMAKLKGLLGQPNLKLTLIVDMVEQAKAISEVGQTVGRKVPVVLKIETGGDRYGVPPGRPALQIAEAISSLPGVDLTGIYTHEVYGGDTPEGANELTYEVATAMSETARMMKKAGLPIHHVSIGSSPTYRPACNYIKQGKFPEINEIHPGSCIIGSVLHMRRFAGTEDSCTLTILAGVMSTSHSGHAVVDAGSKTLGSDPLLAFQDRPDFLWEGKPSYGRIRGRPDLWLGAVAAESARVFYTDPKKKLGLGERLEIIPNNPFIVTNMHDELYGVRNGKVEKIISMTGRGRGS from the coding sequence ATGGCAGCGTCAAAAAGCCTTTACCCGTCTCTGGATACCCCTTGCGTTCTATTGGACTTGGACAAGTTGGAAGCGAACATTAAAGAAATGTCCGGTCTGGCAGCTGAAGCCGGGGTGCTTCTGAGGCCTCACATTAAAGTTCATCAAAGTGCCTTCATTACGAGGTTACAAGTAGAAGCCGGAGCCTGCGGCATAGAAGTCGGGACTATCGACCAGGCTGAGGTATTTGCCGCAGAAGGTTTCGATGACATTATGGTTGCCCACCCATTTTTCGGGCAACTTAAAATGGCCAAACTGAAAGGGTTGCTCGGCCAACCCAACCTCAAATTAACTCTGATTGTGGACATGGTGGAACAGGCTAAAGCAATCTCTGAAGTTGGTCAGACGGTAGGCCGAAAGGTGCCGGTAGTGCTCAAAATTGAAACCGGCGGCGACCGGTACGGCGTTCCACCGGGCAGGCCAGCTCTGCAGATAGCAGAAGCAATATCGTCGCTTCCGGGGGTAGATTTGACAGGTATTTACACCCATGAAGTTTACGGCGGCGATACACCTGAGGGAGCTAATGAATTGACCTATGAAGTTGCCACGGCGATGTCGGAAACGGCCAGAATGATGAAAAAAGCGGGTCTCCCTATTCACCATGTCAGCATTGGGTCATCGCCTACATATCGTCCCGCCTGCAATTATATAAAGCAAGGCAAATTCCCGGAAATAAACGAAATCCACCCCGGCAGCTGTATTATAGGCAGCGTGTTACATATGCGCCGCTTTGCCGGTACCGAGGACAGTTGTACCCTCACCATACTTGCCGGTGTAATGAGTACTTCCCACTCTGGACACGCCGTTGTTGACGCCGGCTCAAAGACTCTTGGCTCAGACCCTCTCCTGGCCTTTCAGGATAGGCCCGACTTTTTATGGGAGGGGAAGCCCAGCTATGGAAGGATACGCGGCAGACCTGACCTCTGGCTTGGGGCAGTGGCCGCTGAATCAGCGCGCGTATTTTATACGGACCCAAAGAAGAAACTGGGACTTGGTGAGCGGCTGGAGATTATCCCCAATAACCCGTTCATAGTAACTAACATGCACGATGAATTATACGGCGTCAGGAATGGTAAGGTGGAGAAAATAATCTCAATGACCGGGCGAGGACGCGGCAGCTAG
- a CDS encoding NADH:flavin oxidoreductase yields MAMRNIVAIKSTDDFTRYVNQIGVSLPFDKEVKSGPDSPLARPYVLGDRVIGNRFAILPMEGWDSTTDGRPTELTRRRWQRFGLSGAKLIFGGEAAAVRPDGRGSPNQLMISEETVGEVAEMRELLVQTHEEHFSRSSDLSVGLQLTHSGRVSKPHDMKRPEPKILYHHPLLDQRFGATSDTPLMTDDDIAQLIEDFVKAAKLAQQAGFDFVDIKHCHGYLGHEFLSAVERPGRYGGSLENRARFLREIVAGIRAEAPGLDIAVRFSAFDFVPFQRGADGRGEPSEFSGGKYLYAFGGDGTGLGIDLAEPLAFLDLLLKLDIKLVCISAGSGYNAHILRPYFSPLLDAYRPPEDPLIGVNRLISITAELKRQRPELAYVGSGYSYLQQWLPNVAQNVISDGMTDFVGIGRMSLCYPDIIADILAGRALKYQLICRTCGDCLTAPRNGMVSGCYTLDDFYRNRPEYQQLRELKRKR; encoded by the coding sequence ATAGCCATGCGGAATATTGTTGCCATTAAAAGCACTGACGACTTCACCCGCTATGTAAATCAAATCGGGGTGTCCCTGCCTTTTGATAAAGAAGTAAAATCAGGACCGGATTCACCGCTGGCCAGGCCCTATGTCCTCGGTGACAGGGTAATCGGGAATCGTTTTGCCATACTTCCAATGGAAGGCTGGGACAGCACTACCGACGGACGCCCGACGGAGCTGACCAGGCGGCGCTGGCAGCGTTTCGGACTCAGTGGCGCGAAATTGATATTTGGCGGGGAAGCCGCAGCTGTCCGCCCGGATGGCAGGGGGAGTCCGAATCAGTTAATGATATCCGAAGAGACGGTGGGTGAGGTTGCTGAAATGCGAGAACTGCTGGTGCAAACTCATGAAGAGCATTTCAGCCGCAGTAGCGACTTATCAGTTGGTTTACAACTGACCCATTCGGGGCGGGTTTCCAAACCACATGATATGAAGCGTCCTGAGCCCAAAATTCTCTACCATCACCCTCTTCTGGACCAGAGATTTGGGGCGACCAGCGACACGCCGTTGATGACTGACGATGATATTGCACAGCTAATAGAAGATTTCGTTAAGGCGGCAAAGCTGGCGCAGCAAGCCGGATTTGATTTCGTCGATATAAAGCATTGCCACGGCTATCTCGGTCACGAATTCTTGAGCGCTGTGGAGCGTCCCGGACGTTATGGGGGCAGCTTAGAAAACAGGGCCAGATTTCTGAGGGAAATCGTGGCTGGCATTCGGGCAGAGGCACCGGGGTTGGACATCGCGGTTCGTTTCAGCGCCTTCGATTTCGTACCTTTTCAGCGAGGTGCGGACGGACGTGGTGAGCCGTCTGAATTCAGTGGTGGTAAATATCTCTATGCATTTGGCGGTGACGGCACCGGGCTGGGCATAGACCTTGCCGAGCCGCTGGCTTTTCTGGATTTACTGCTCAAACTGGATATCAAACTGGTATGTATCTCAGCCGGTTCCGGTTATAATGCTCATATCCTGCGACCTTACTTCTCACCATTGTTAGACGCATATCGACCGCCGGAAGACCCGCTCATTGGAGTGAACCGTTTGATTTCAATAACCGCCGAATTAAAACGCCAGCGCCCCGAATTAGCTTACGTCGGCAGCGGCTATTCTTACCTGCAGCAGTGGTTGCCCAATGTGGCGCAAAATGTCATAAGCGATGGAATGACGGACTTTGTGGGAATCGGGCGGATGTCGTTATGCTACCCGGACATTATCGCCGACATACTTGCCGGGAGAGCGTTAAAATACCAGTTGATATGCCGTACCTGCGGGGACTGCCTGACTGCCCCGCGCAACGGTATGGTTTCAGGTTGCTACACTCTGGATGACTTTTACCGAAATCGTCCGGAATACCAGCAGTTGAGAGAACTGAAAAGAAAGAGGTAA